Genomic DNA from Parambassis ranga chromosome 5, fParRan2.1, whole genome shotgun sequence:
GACAGACAGCACCTAGTTGTCGCCCACATTAATTACGAGTAACTTTAAACCTTAGTTTAACTGAAACATGTAGTTCTAAACAAATTCCCACCCATTATCTGTAGAGACTAAAACTGTGTTGTGTACCAGGCTGggtaaatgtttattttgacTGTGCAGTTTACATGGAGGTCTATAGGGATTGCTTTTGCAGTCAGGCTCGAGAGACCATTTCAGGAAGCCCAGTTTTTTGCACTCCCACAATGACTCTCAGTGACAGATGTTGCCACTTGggaggaaacagaaagagagacatacagtatattcaGTACAACACAGAGTAACTTCTCTTTTTGACACATCTTGTACAAAAAAGGGTTGACTGAATGAATATAAACAGGTTGCTGATTCAATATTACAGCAAAATATTCTGTGTACCTCAAAGTATGCAAGTACTGCAACCTTTGACACACTTCCTGAGGACACAGTTGGTATATAGATAAAACAGAATGCCCTTCTGTGTGAGTGAGGGTGTGCTGGGAGAATTGACAACAACCAGAGATAATAACTGTTGGCATATTAAACTAAAGATTATGCCAGAAATGTAAGATCGCGTTTTGTCACCTTCAAGATCTGTCACAACAAAGATTTACTCTCATAGCGTGAAACGCACACCCATTTTAATAAACTCTCTGGAGAATTCTTGACAAAACTCCGCCCACTCTGACTCAGCACAAACAGGAAACTTTGCTTATCATTGCTTGTTCTGGAGAGGCGAagacacactgagagaaaagagaagaagattCACCTTTACAAGAGAAATACCACTGAATGAGGACCTCTTTAAGGTGGGAACATTGGGACTGCTGGAACAGGACTGGCTGCACTAATTGTACTTGCAGGATTGAATTATTGTTCGAAAAGAACCACAAGGCGAAAGGGAAAGTAAAAGTCAAGGAACCGTCGAGACTGACTTCTCTGatagttttctgtgttttcagacaaaATGTCTTTGAGGTCAGAGCAagatctctcctgtcctatctGCCATGACATATTCAAAGACCCTGTTGTCCTGTCATGCAGCCACAGCTTCTGTAAAACCTGTCTGCATAAGTGGTGGAGGGGCAAAAAGGTGTTGAACTGTCCATGCTGTAAAAGAAGATCCTCAAAGACTGACCCTCCCAGTAACTTGGCATTAAGGAACATTTGTGAGACCTACGTAAtggagagggagcagagaacTTCAGCACAGTCTGAGAGTCTCTGCAGTCTGCACTCTGAGACACTCAGACTCTACTGTCTGGACCATcagcagcctgtctgtgttGTCTGTCGAGATGCAAGagcacacaacaaccacagattTAGACCCATCGATGAGGCTGCACAGGATTGCAGAGAAGAGGTCCAGAAATCCCTGAAGTCTTTCCAGGAGAAGCTGGAGCTCTACAAACAAGTGAAAGAGGACTGTGCCCAAACAGCTAAATACATTAAGGTCCAGGctcaacacacagagaggcagattaAGGAAACGTTTCAGAAGCTTCACCAGTTTCTACAAGCAGAAGAGAAGGCCAGGATTACTgatctgaaggaggaggagaggcagaagAGTCAGatgatgaaggagaagattgaaggtctgagcagaaacattgCAGCTATTTCAGACACAATCAGAGCCACAGAGAATGAGCTTAGAGCTGGAGATGTCTCGGTCCTGCAAAACTACAGGGCTGCAGTAAGAAGAATGCACCagcaccccctgctggctgATCCAGAGGTGGTCTCAGGAACTCTTATAGATGTGGTCAAACATTTGGGCAACCTGACCTTTAACATCTGGAACAAGATGAAGCAGTTGGTTTCCTACACGTCTGTGATTCTGGATCCAAACACTGCTGATCCAGAACTTATTGTGTCTGATGATCTGAGCAGCGTGAGATCTGGTGAGCGACTACAGCTTCCGAAAAACCCAGAGAGGACCAAATTCTCCTGCTCTgccctcagctctgaaggcttCACCTCAGGGACTCACAGCTGGGATGTTGATGTTGGAAACAATAAGGACTGGGAGCTGGGCCTGTTGACAGAGTACCTCGATGTGAATGGACGCCTACAGTCTGGATTGTGGAGAATTATGTTCTCTGATGGTAAATTTACAGCGTTCTCTACACTAGAGTCGGAGAAAGATCTTCCAGTTAGGAAGGTAAAGAAGATCAGAGTTCACCTGGACTTTGGCAGAGGAAAGTTGTCTTTCTCTGATTTTGatacaaacacactcatacacacctTCCAGCACAAATTCAGTGACACTGTGTTTCCTTACATGTACACTGAGAGTCCTAGCCCACTGAAGATTTTACCAGTGAAGGTGTCTGTGACAGTGGAAAAGCACAATTAGAGGGTTATAACAGTGTAGGGTTATGGCGGGATTCAGTAATGTGACAGAACTACCAGAGAGTTGCTGAGGGTACTTTTATGTAAAGAATTACTGAATGTCAATAAATACTCTGTACGCTATAGGGCCATGttaccattttatttacattttataccGTTGGgatagtgtgtgtgagttactGCAGAATATTAGCACTGAGTCTCTCCCTTCAATTCTTCAAATCTAGAGCTACTTCTTAAATTAGAGCTCAAACTTCCGCATTTGTTGGATGCTTGCCATGCAGTGCATAGCTTGATGCCAGACTTTGAAGGCAACAGTCAGAGGAATTAGGAATATGCACAGGGAAGACGCCAACAAAGCTGAGAGTAATGCTTCATCAACCAGTTTGAAGGTTACaggaaagctttaaaaaaatgttaatttaaaaaaacaaccaaagccAACAAAGAAAACCTTTTAAATTATGTGTTAGTGCACAGAATGTCAGTTTTTGGTTTGTTATCTATCAGTACCACTGGCGTTTAATCTTAGTTTTTTGCTACTGCACTCTATTTTccgtttctttttttctcagtttcTATAAAATGGACAGGATACTTTTGGGAATTGTCCATCATTTTAGCGTAAAAACACTTTAGGCTAACACAGTTTGGCAGGTTAGGTACAGAATTGAAAAACTGGTAGTAAGTGTGTAAATTAAGGCTTCATACCTACCTTCAGGGCTCGaacttaaattaaataaataacttcACAGAAATGTACCATATAGAGACATGTGAATAAAAGGTAATAAAGCGTTTGCTCATTTTATCTCTACATATTTGAAGCCAGTGCTTTTTAGAATGTACATAGTTGTGTTGATAAAGATATAAAATGATGTGATGAGGGTTTTATACATATGATGTCTTTGTATTTTCACTTTATTTGTGCGATCAACCACTTTGAGACATGATGTCAGTGAGTGGTGACCTGCTCTAAAATCAGTGGAATATTGGCTAATTAGCAGGATGGTACTACTTCAACATTTGCATTATGCTTATCGTAATCATTGTCAACAAAACTAATAAAATTAATACGATAAATGTATTTCCTGTTTCTTATTTCTGATTGTGGGAGATATAAAAACCTGAATTTTGTATCCTTACAGTACAGTGGACCCAGGAATCAGTTTATAACTTTGGTTCTAGAGTTTTGGAGATGACAGAATTACCTTGTTGTCTTTGGTCCTCAGCTTGGCTCCTCTGTACATGTTGAAGTCTTGCCCCTCCAGGTCTTTGTAGAGGTGCTGACCCTGGATCAGATGGTTTTTACACAAGAGCTCCTCATTAAcaccctgcagagacagagccGGTCAATACATCAGTAGTCTGGAACAAAATGTTTAGTTAATATTAGTTAAATGTTCATACCACTCAAGCATCTAATCTCATGTATGCATCGTAACTTCTCACACTCATTCCCTCTGAGAGTTTAAGCCATGGCACAACTCATTAGAAtatgtttttacttttacagttGATGAAATGAAGGAGTTATATTGCCACAAGCGTTTTCTATACTTCTGTACTAATGTTTCTCAAAGTTTAAGACACATTCACAGGTCCTTACTTCTACAACAGTACCTTTAACAGCTAAACACCCTGattgaataattgctttgaatgaTGGGGTTCCTATGGTTACCTCAGAACTCGTCAGGATGTGCGTGTGTTGGTGATCAGAAGCCTGACACAC
This window encodes:
- the LOC114435536 gene encoding tripartite motif-containing protein 35-like, with translation MSLRSEQDLSCPICHDIFKDPVVLSCSHSFCKTCLHKWWRGKKVLNCPCCKRRSSKTDPPSNLALRNICETYVMEREQRTSAQSESLCSLHSETLRLYCLDHQQPVCVVCRDARAHNNHRFRPIDEAAQDCREEVQKSLKSFQEKLELYKQVKEDCAQTAKYIKVQAQHTERQIKETFQKLHQFLQAEEKARITDLKEEERQKSQMMKEKIEGLSRNIAAISDTIRATENELRAGDVSVLQNYRAAVRRMHQHPLLADPEVVSGTLIDVVKHLGNLTFNIWNKMKQLVSYTSVILDPNTADPELIVSDDLSSVRSGERLQLPKNPERTKFSCSALSSEGFTSGTHSWDVDVGNNKDWELGLLTEYLDVNGRLQSGLWRIMFSDGKFTAFSTLESEKDLPVRKVKKIRVHLDFGRGKLSFSDFDTNTLIHTFQHKFSDTVFPYMYTESPSPLKILPVKVSVTVEKHN